The genomic DNA GAGCAACGGCTTCTTCACCGAGGACGAATGGGTCCTCTCGATTCACAGCATGATGAACCAGACCCCGGCGGATCACTTCCTGGTCTGCGCGGAAGACACCACGGTGGTGGTGGGTACCGAGCAACGCGAGGGGGACCTGTATCGACGCTTCCCTCGCTTCGAGAGCATTTCCCGGATGGTGATGCAGAAGGTCCTGGCGGAACAGCAGGAGCGCTTCGCTTCCTATCTCACCGATACCCCGGAGCAGCGCTACCTCAAGCTCTCGGAGACGCGGCCGGACATCCTCCAGCGGATTCCCCAGTACCAGCTGGCCAGCTACATCGGCGTGAAGCCCGAGTCGCTGAGCCGGATCCGAAAGCGTATCGCCACGCGCGGCAAGCCGGCTACGCCGCGACGGAAGGCGTGACCGTCCGGAACCCCTTGGCGATGAGCCAGCCGCCGAGGAACAGCTCGAACAGGCCCCCGGGCCCGGAGAAGAGGACGCCCCACGGCAGCCCGAAGAGCTCGAGCACGGCCCCCAGCGCCAGAAGCCCGTAGCCCACCGCGCCCACCAGCGGGAGCAACGAGGGAAGAAGCCGGGAGCGGTACAGCGACAGGCAGAACGCCACGCTGCCGACCCCCAGGATGATCATCGCGAGCTGGTACGCCCAGAAGTTCCCCTTCGAGAGAAGTTTGAACAGGGTCACCAGCTCCGGCGTCGTCTGCCCTCGCGCGGATTCTCCGAGCTGAAGGATGCACAGGAGGAACACCACTCCGACGAGGAGGAGCAGCGCCTCCATGACCCGCGTGCAGACGTACGCGACGGCGATGCTCGGGCTCCGCTCGCGGAGTACCGGAAAGAACAGCACGCCAATTCCGACGACGGTGATGGAGTTCAACAGGAGCAGCAGCGCGCCCCCGACGAACGGCGTCCTCTGACTGGCCACCATGGCCAGGTGCTCCGGCTCCTTCAGAACGGAGGTGACGAGCGCGGTGCCGATGCCGTAGGCGAAGAACGGAAGAAGAAAGAGAATCCCCAGGGAGCGGGAGTGAAGGCGGGTGGTGTTCATCTCGAGGGTTCCAGAACGTTCAGCGACGTTGTGGCCTCGAGAGTAGGGGGGGGCGCCCTCGCCCGCATTGATGAGGGTTAATAAAGCGGGTGGGCCGCCCTTTCAGGGGGGCTGTGAGACAGGGAACTCGAGCGTGACCGTGGCGCCCTTGCCGGGACCGTCGCTCTCCAGCAGCCCCGGATCGTCCTGACTTCTCGCGCTCCAGGAAACTTCGGGCGCCGAGCGGCGATAATGGAGTTTCCTCTCAACTTCCAAGGTGGAAGCCATGTCCCTGCTCGGAATCGGTCGCAACCTCACCCGTCGTCTGTTCCGTCCGCCGCCTCCTCCGCCGCCTCCGCCCCGGCCGGTGGCCCCGCGCCCGTCCCCCGCCGCCGCGCGGGCCGCCAGCACCTTCACCCCGAAGCCCGCCGTGGCGCGTGGACTGGCCAACCTGGGCCGCACCGCGGCGTCCGTCGGCCGTCAGGCCGCGCGCGTGGCCAGCCAGGCCGTGGCGCGTCCGGCGCCCCGTCCGGCTCCGGCTCCCGCGGGCGGCGTGCTGGGGGGCATCGCCAACCGCGTGGCCAACGTGGCGCGGCAGCAGGTCAGCCGGATCGCTCCGGCGGCTCGCGCCGTGACCCAGGCCGCGGCGCCGGTGGCGCAGGCCGCCGCCCAGGCCGCCCAGCGGGTGCAGCAGACGGCCTCGAGCGTGGCGACGCGCGCCGTCAACAACCCCGTCGCCCAGTCGCTCTCGCGCGTCGGTGGCTTCGCCCAGCGCACGCTCGAGCGCGCCCAGCCCATCACGGATCTGGCGCAGGGCGTCAACAAGGTGGCCACCCAGGCCCAGACGGCCGTGCGCGATGTGCGTGACGCCGTGCGCAACCGGGACTTGGGCCAGGGCCTCACGGCGATGCGCTCCGTTGCCGACACCGTGCGCGCGGGAGGCGAGGTCGTCGCCCAGGCGTCCGGCGCCCGGGACGCGCTGCGCAACATCCGCAATGACTTCCAGAGCACCTTCCCCCGCACCGCCCAGCGCCTCGGTGAGACGTACCAGCGCGCCGCGGGTGCCGCCAGCCGCGTCGCCGAGCGCACCGGACTCAACCGCGTGGCCGACACCGCCCAGCGACTTGTCTCCAGCGCCGCCAACAACCCCGTCGCACAAGCTTTCCGGCGCACCGCGGGATTTGCCGCTCGCAACCTGGGTAACGCCGACAAGCTGCTCGGCCTGGGCGAGAAGGTGCGCGACGTGGCCAACAACGCCGGCACCGCCGCGCGCGACATCCGCGAGGCCGTCCGCAACCCCAGCCTCGAGTCGGTGGGCAACGCGCTGGGCTCCAGCTACGACGCCGCGCGCTCCGTCGGGGACGTGGTCACCGCCGGCCGCGAGGCGCGGGATGCGGTGCGCAACATCGGCAGGGACTTCTCGAACACCTTCCCCCGGGCGGCCGAGCGCATCGGCCAGACGTTCCAGCGCGCCGCCAGCACGGCGGGCAACGTGGCCAACCGCCTGGGCCTGGACCGCGTGCGTGACGGCGCGAGCCGGCTGATGAATCGCGCGGCCCAGACGCCGCTGGCGCGGGGCCTGCAGAACCTCCGCCAGAACACCCGCGGCCTCGGCGGCGCGGTGAACACGCTGGTGGACTTCGGCCGCAACGTGCGCAGCACGGCCAGCACCGTGGGCGGGGCCCTGGGTGACATCGGCAGGGCCGTGCGCGGCTTCAACCCGGCGGACGTCTCCAAGGCGATCGACTCGACCAAGAACGCCTTCCAGGCCGGCCGCGGCGTGCTCGACGCCATTCCCGGCGTGCGCAACGCGGTGAACACCGTGGGCGACGTGGCCCAGCGCGTGGCGCCGGCGGTGAGCTCGCGCGTCGCCGACGTGGCGAGCCGCGCGGCCCAGACGGTCTCCAACTCCGCGCCGGCCCGTCTGGCCCAGCGCGCGGCCGAGGGCGTCGGCGAGGCCGCGGCCCGCTCCGGCCTGCGCACGGCCGCCAAGTCCGCGGCCCGCTTCGTGCCGGGCGCCAACGTGGCCATGGCCGCCGTGGACACGGCGACCTTCGTGAACAACCTGCGTGACCCCAACGCGAGCCTGGGCTCGAAGATCACCAGCGGCATCACCGCGCTGGGCTCCATCGCGTCCGCCACCAACATCCCCATCGTCAGCCAGGTGGGCGCCGGCGTCTCGGCGGTGTCGGACTTCATCGGCGGTTTCTTCTAGTAGTCTCTCGTTTCTTCTTCCGGGGGGATGGACGGTCCATCCCCCCGTTGTCTTTTCCTTAGGGAGTCATGGTGTCTGCTCGCAAGACTGGCGGGGGCGCGGGTTCCACCCGCACGAGTACGGGTTCCTTCGAGGGCGATCACCTCCTGCGCAAGCTGGAGACGGCGCGCAAGGGGCCCGCGGCGGCGCCGCCGCCCGCCGACGTACCGGATTTGAGTGAGGAGGGGACGGACCCCGGGGCCAAGGCCCTGGTGGAGGACGCCGGGAACGTCGTGGCCCCCTCGCTGGAGAACCTCGAGGTGACCGTGCCGCACGACCTCACCGTCTCCCAGGGCGAGCTGCTGCTGCGCTTCCACGAGCTCGTGCGCGCGCACTCGCCCTCCCGCCCGCGCAAGAACGGCGAGGCCGTGCGCATGGGGGACAGCGTGGTGCTCGACACGCTCGGCTATGCCCAGGGCCGCCTCATTCCCTTCAGCGCCCGCACGGGCCTGGAGCTGGAGATGGCGCCCTCGGATCTACTGCCCGGCCTGTGCGAGGGCCTGGAGGGCACGCCCGTGGGCGGCAGCAAGCAGGTGGACGTGGTGCTGCCGGAGTCCTACCCGGTGGAGGCCCTGCGCGGCACGCCCGCCACCTTCCTCGTGGACGTGGTGTCCGCGCGCGAGGTGAAGGTGCCCAAGGACGCCGAGAGCGATGCCTTCGTGCGCAAGCTGGGCCGCGGCGACACGCTCGAGGCGCTCATGGAGGCGCTCGCCTCGGACATCGCCGACGAGCGCGCGGATGACGCGTGGCTGGAGGCCCAGGAGCGGGTGCTGGACGAGTTCATCCTGCGCACCGAGGTGGCCATCACCCCGGAGCTGGTGGACGAGGAGATCCGCCGCAACTGGAACACCGGCGAAGCCCCCCTCCTGGTGAGCAAGAACTTCGGGCCGGACGAGATGCAGGAGTCGCTCGACGGCTGGATGACCGACCCCGGCACGCGCCTGGAGACGGAGCGGCGCCTGCGCATCGCGTACGCGCTCCGGGCCATCATCGAGCGCGACGGGGTGAAGCTCACCCCCGAGTCGCTCGACGAGGTGCTGGAGGAGGCCATCATCCCCTTCGGCCTGTCGCTGGAGGAGGCGCGGGGCGCGCTGGCCGACCCCGCGCTGGCCGAGACCATCCGCCACTCGGCGCTCCATGTGGTGGCGGTGCGGTACGTGATGAGCCACGCGGAGGTGCGGTTCGAGGGCATTCCCGGCCGCTTCTCGGGCTCGGGCAAGCCCCTGAGCTGAGCCGTCCGCGCGGGTGGGGTGCGCCTCTGCGCCCCGCCCGCGGCTACCACGTGGACAGGTCGCGGCCGCGCTCATATACGGCTCTAGACAATGACCGTGGCCCGCCATTCCCTCTCCTTCTTCCTGATCGCCGCGTCGACCGCGCTCGGTATCGCGGGCACCGACCTCGTCCTCCCGGCCGTGCCAATGCTACCGAAGCTGCTCGGCGGTACAGCCGAGGCGGCCCAGCTCGTTCTCGCGGCGTTCACCGCGGGCGCGGCCTTCGGACTGCTGCTCTTCGGTGAGCTGGGCGCGCGCTTCGACCAGCGACGGCTCCTGGTGCTCTCGTTGACGGCCTATGCGGCCGTGTCCGCCCTGTGCGCGATGAGCCCGTCGCTCGACGTGCTGATTGGACTTCGGTTCGTTCAGGGCGCGGCCGGGGCCGCCGCGGCGGTGTTCGCACCGGGGATGCTGCGCGCGCTCTATGGCGACTCCCGGGCGGTGGGCGCCATCGGATTGCTCGGCACGATCGAGTCCCTGGCGCCCGCGCTGGCGCCCATCCTGGGCTTGTGGCTGGTGGCGCTGCTCGGCTGGCGTTCGACCTTCAACGCGATCGCGTTCCTGGCGACGCTCCTGGCGCTCGTCATATGGAGCCTTCGCCACCGGTTGCCGCGCGTGGTCGCACGGCGGGGAATCGGCGGGTACGCACGGCTGCTGACCCACACCGCCTATCTGCGTCAAGCGCTCAGTCACGCCTTCACACTGGGTGCGCTGCTGGTCATCGTCTTCGGCGCTCCAACGGTGTTCGTGACCTCGCTGGGCGGCTCCATGGGGGATTTCATCGCGATGCAGATCCTGGGCATCACGACCTTCGCCGTCGCGGCCAACGTGACCAGCCGCCTGGTGGCGCGCTTTGGCGCGGAGCGGTTGATCCTGGTGGGCACCTCGCTCTCGGCTCTCGGGGCGCTCGCGATCCTCGGCTATGCGCTCGCGGGCGGCGGCGACACGCGCTGGGTCACCGGCCTCTTCTTTCTCTTGAATATGGGGCTCGGACTTCGGGGTCCGCCCGGCTTCCATGCCGCGATCGTCGCCGCCGAGGACGATGCACGCGGGGCCGCGCTCCTCG from Melittangium boletus DSM 14713 includes the following:
- a CDS encoding Crp/Fnr family transcriptional regulator, which codes for MNHQLVDYFRRISPLSDEEAQAILDSMVVKTCPKGTHLLMAGQVSTEAYFVLQGCVRQYYVVDGEERSNGFFTEDEWVLSIHSMMNQTPADHFLVCAEDTTVVVGTEQREGDLYRRFPRFESISRMVMQKVLAEQQERFASYLTDTPEQRYLKLSETRPDILQRIPQYQLASYIGVKPESLSRIRKRIATRGKPATPRRKA
- a CDS encoding DUF4386 domain-containing protein, with amino-acid sequence MNTTRLHSRSLGILFLLPFFAYGIGTALVTSVLKEPEHLAMVASQRTPFVGGALLLLLNSITVVGIGVLFFPVLRERSPSIAVAYVCTRVMEALLLLVGVVFLLCILQLGESARGQTTPELVTLFKLLSKGNFWAYQLAMIILGVGSVAFCLSLYRSRLLPSLLPLVGAVGYGLLALGAVLELFGLPWGVLFSGPGGLFELFLGGWLIAKGFRTVTPSVAA
- a CDS encoding peptidylprolyl isomerase — translated: MVSARKTGGGAGSTRTSTGSFEGDHLLRKLETARKGPAAAPPPADVPDLSEEGTDPGAKALVEDAGNVVAPSLENLEVTVPHDLTVSQGELLLRFHELVRAHSPSRPRKNGEAVRMGDSVVLDTLGYAQGRLIPFSARTGLELEMAPSDLLPGLCEGLEGTPVGGSKQVDVVLPESYPVEALRGTPATFLVDVVSAREVKVPKDAESDAFVRKLGRGDTLEALMEALASDIADERADDAWLEAQERVLDEFILRTEVAITPELVDEEIRRNWNTGEAPLLVSKNFGPDEMQESLDGWMTDPGTRLETERRLRIAYALRAIIERDGVKLTPESLDEVLEEAIIPFGLSLEEARGALADPALAETIRHSALHVVAVRYVMSHAEVRFEGIPGRFSGSGKPLS
- a CDS encoding MFS transporter, with translation MTVARHSLSFFLIAASTALGIAGTDLVLPAVPMLPKLLGGTAEAAQLVLAAFTAGAAFGLLLFGELGARFDQRRLLVLSLTAYAAVSALCAMSPSLDVLIGLRFVQGAAGAAAAVFAPGMLRALYGDSRAVGAIGLLGTIESLAPALAPILGLWLVALLGWRSTFNAIAFLATLLALVIWSLRHRLPRVVARRGIGGYARLLTHTAYLRQALSHAFTLGALLVIVFGAPTVFVTSLGGSMGDFIAMQILGITTFAVAANVTSRLVARFGAERLILVGTSLSALGALAILGYALAGGGDTRWVTGLFFLLNMGLGLRGPPGFHAAIVAAEDDARGAALLVVAILLTTALGTAAIAPFIVKGLVAIAAGGALLAVSAVLLLLLVRPSSSEAVKEAA